A portion of the Macaca mulatta isolate MMU2019108-1 chromosome 2, T2T-MMU8v2.0, whole genome shotgun sequence genome contains these proteins:
- the FANCD2OS gene encoding FANCD2 opposite strand protein, translating into MAGYQLWSPWTPLDESFQWLRHTTPIPSSKHPFRASPCFPHTPSDLEVQLCFQEVTLVLDSPFLESGVSPKLPCHTSELRTMNNKGLVRKPQPIRLSGVDSVFGRVITAQPPKWTGTFRVSDKSAFCKIISREHQWPIGLKEPQIQMTVTMCKQMLRSILLLYATYKKCTFALQHSK; encoded by the coding sequence ATGGCAGGATACCAGCTCTGGTCACCATGGACCCCACTGGATGAGAGTTTCCAATGGCTGCGGCACACGACACCTATACCTTCCTCCAAGCACCCCTTCAGGGCCTCTCCCTGCTTCCCACACACACCATCTGACCTTGAAGTGCAGCTGTGCTTTCAAGAGGTCACTCTAGTCCTAGACAGCCCATTCCTGGAATCTGGAGTGAGTCCCAAGTTACCCTGTCACACATCAGAATTGCGAACAATGAACAACAAAGGACTGGTCAGGAAGCCCCAGCCCATCCGCCTCAGTGGAGTAGATTCTGTCTTTGGCAGGGTTATCACAGCTCAGCCACCAAAATGGACCGGGACTTTCAGAGTTTCAGACAAGTCAGCCTTTTGCAAAATCATTAGCAGGGAGCACCAGTGGCCCATTGGACTGAAGGAGCCTCAGATTCAGATGACAGTGACTATGTGCAAACAGATGCTGCGCTCTATCCTCTTGCTGTATGCAACTTACAAAAAGTGCACCTTTGCCTTGCAGCACTCCAAGTAA